One Actinospica robiniae DSM 44927 genomic region harbors:
- a CDS encoding organic hydroperoxide resistance protein — translation MSALYTSEATATNGREGRVSSPDGQIDLALAFPVEAGGTGKGTNPEQLFAAGYSACFGSALDASARQAKVNIRGTTVTGEVTLNKDDDGFAISVVLRVALPEAVSKEEGRKLVEAAHQVCPYSKATRGNIDVEFVVE, via the coding sequence ATGAGCGCGCTTTACACCTCGGAAGCCACCGCGACGAACGGCCGGGAGGGCAGAGTCTCGAGCCCTGACGGCCAGATCGACTTGGCCCTCGCGTTCCCGGTGGAGGCCGGCGGCACCGGCAAGGGCACCAACCCCGAGCAGCTGTTCGCCGCCGGCTACTCGGCCTGCTTCGGCAGTGCGCTTGACGCGTCGGCCCGTCAGGCGAAGGTGAACATCAGGGGCACTACCGTCACCGGCGAAGTCACCCTGAACAAGGACGACGACGGCTTCGCCATCTCGGTCGTGCTGCGGGTCGCCCTGCCGGAGGCCGTGAGCAAGGAGGAGGGCCGCAAGCTCGTCGAGGCGGCCCACCAGGTCTGCCCGTACTCCAAGGCGACGCGCGGCAACATCGACGTCGAATTCGTGGTGGAGTAG
- a CDS encoding ArsI/CadI family heavy metal resistance metalloenzyme — protein MSRVQLALRVSDLDGSIAFYSKLFGVEPAKRRPGYANFAIAEPPLKLVLIEDEGDEPARLDHLGVEVEEAEQVAAAVTRLAAQGLATDVQENTTCCYAVQDKVWVTGPGGERWEVYTVLADARPDLEGQTDCCRPTGADRAATVTASACAD, from the coding sequence ATGTCCCGCGTCCAGCTCGCGCTGCGCGTATCCGACCTCGACGGCTCGATCGCGTTCTACAGCAAGCTCTTCGGCGTCGAACCGGCCAAGCGCCGCCCCGGTTACGCCAATTTCGCCATCGCCGAGCCCCCGCTCAAGCTGGTCCTGATCGAAGACGAAGGCGACGAGCCTGCTCGGCTCGACCACCTCGGCGTCGAGGTCGAGGAGGCCGAACAGGTCGCCGCCGCCGTCACTCGTCTGGCCGCACAAGGTCTGGCCACCGACGTGCAGGAGAACACCACCTGCTGCTACGCGGTGCAGGACAAGGTCTGGGTCACCGGCCCCGGCGGCGAGCGCTGGGAGGTCTATACCGTCCTCGCCGATGCCCGCCCCGACCTCGAAGGCCAGACCGACTGCTGTCGGCCGACCGGAGCCGACCGCGCGGCCACAGTCACAGCCTCAGCCTGCGCCGACTGA
- a CDS encoding ArsR/SmtB family transcription factor, with protein sequence MRPDGARAAVRGRREVAGRLVQSALGPGASSAALADRLLRGRRGMLCDLTGPFDVSQPTISHHLKVLREAGLIDSERRGTWVYYWVLPGALARLGSLLAVDDAADAGAR encoded by the coding sequence CTGCGCCCCGATGGTGCGCGAGCCGCTGTCCGAGGGCGACGCGAAGTCGCTGGCCGCCTCGTTCAAAGCGCTCTCGGACCCGGTGCGTCTTCGGCTGCTCTCGCTGATCGCCTCCTTCGAGGGCGGCGAGGCATGCTGTGCGACTTGACCGGGCCGTTCGACGTCTCGCAGCCCACGATCAGCCACCACCTGAAGGTGTTGCGCGAAGCCGGGCTGATCGACTCCGAGCGGCGCGGGACCTGGGTGTACTACTGGGTGCTGCCCGGCGCGCTCGCCCGACTCGGCTCGCTGCTGGCCGTCGACGACGCAGCGGACGCGGGCGCCCGATGA